A stretch of Babesia bigemina genome assembly Bbig001, chromosome : III DNA encodes these proteins:
- a CDS encoding Ham1 family protein, putative, whose protein sequence is MEKIRINACTTNMNKFKELSAILGDQFELVQRPIERKSNTHDDCMIGAVTETQGKPREIVERKAKEAYAMLNEPLFVEDVSLFFNAFNGLPGPYVKDFLTSMGPQGMYRMLADFEVSDRAATGSQLMQDKSATALCSICFIDGNTLETFEGRAENRGAPAGLDGTLRIQHQQLMAFMASPANQILIGVQGWHFRAQTNGQDVRRDDGRGEKQHLKPVQGSQQIEGNTPLTYCHMLQEFLVKYYTKV, encoded by the exons ATGGAGAAGATCCGAATCAACGCCTGCACAACTAACATGAACAAGTTCAAGGAGCTCTCCGCTATACTAGGAGACCAATTCGAACTCGTGCAGCGCCCAATCGAACGTAAGAGCAACACGCATGACGATTGCATGATTGGCGCAGTGACGGAAACCCAAGGGAAGCCACGTGAAATAGTCGAACGGAAGGCAAAGGAGGCGTACGCCATGTTGAACGAACCGTTGTTCGTGGAAGACGTGTCATTGTTCTTTAACGCATTCAACGGACTCCCAGGACCCTATGT AAAGGACTTTCTGACATCGATGGGACCCCAAGGGATGTACCGTATGCTCGCGGATTTCGAAGTAAGCGACCGCGCCGCCACCGGCTCACAACTGATGCAGGACAAGTCCGCCACTGCACTGTGCAGCATATGCTTCATAGACGGAAATACGCTGGAAACATTCGAGGGAAGGGCCGAG AACCGAGGGGCTCCAGCAGGTTTGGATGGTACGCTAAGAATACAACACCAGCAATTAATGGCCTTCATGGCATCACCTGCCAATCAAATACTAATCGGTGTGCAGGGATGGCATTTTCGAGCACAAACAAATGGGCAAGACGTACGCAGAGATGACGGTAGAGGAGAAAAACAGCATCTCAAACCGGTCCAAGGCAGCCAACAAATTGAAGGTAACACTCCCTTAACGTATTGCCACATGTTACAGGAATTCCTAGTGAAATACTACACGAAGGTATAA